In Thermosphaera sp., the sequence CTTTTTTTAAAAACATCATCGTTTTACATTAAGCATTGGACAGGTTGGTGATGTTTTTCATGGAAGATGTCTTTAAACAGGTCCTAGACATCTCTAGGACAATTCTGATCAATAGCGTGAAATACCCAACGGTGTTAGGAGAGTATTATGAGGATTTGATAGATTATTATGCTGAAGAGTTATCCAAATACGGGATACACGTTACGATCCACAGGGTTCCGGATGAATACTCGAAAAATGCTCTGTCAAAACAATTCAACCCAGATAAGCCTAGGTACATCCTGATGGCCAGAATAGGGAAGGGAAAGAGAGTCTTACAATTTAATGGTCACTACGACGTTGTGTCTCCGGGAGAGGGCTGGACTACTGATCCATTCAATCCTGTCGTGATAAACGGCAAGGTTTACGGTCGTGGAACAACGGACATGAAAGCGGGTATAGCGGCGTTTTTATCTGCTATGATTTACTATGCGATTAAGGGAGAGGAGCCTGATGTCATTGTTGAGGGTGCGGTGGTTCCAGATGAGGAGATAGGAGGCGCGACCGGAACTGGGTATTTGGTCAATGAATTATCAAGCCGTCCCGATTTCGCCGTGATTGCTGAGCCCTCTGGGATTGATAACATCTACATTGGTCACCGGGGCAACGTATGGGGGATGCTGAGAATCCATGGAAAACAAGCACACGGCTCAACTCCATGGCTCGGAGATAATGCATTTGAAAAAATGATTGTTTTCGCAGATTATTTTATAAGAAATTATAAACCACTGCTTGAAACCAGGACGAGTAAGTTTAAATACGAAGATCCTCGCGCTGCACATCCATCAGTGACGCTAGGGGGACGGCTTGAGGCTCCCGGTTCAATTAATATCGTTCCAGGTCAAGTGGGATTCAGCATTGATAGAAGGTTAATCATCGAGGAAAATTCAGACGACGTGATAAGAGAGTTAAAGGAATTCGTGGAAAGTGCTTCGA encodes:
- a CDS encoding M20 family metallopeptidase, producing MDRLVMFFMEDVFKQVLDISRTILINSVKYPTVLGEYYEDLIDYYAEELSKYGIHVTIHRVPDEYSKNALSKQFNPDKPRYILMARIGKGKRVLQFNGHYDVVSPGEGWTTDPFNPVVINGKVYGRGTTDMKAGIAAFLSAMIYYAIKGEEPDVIVEGAVVPDEEIGGATGTGYLVNELSSRPDFAVIAEPSGIDNIYIGHRGNVWGMLRIHGKQAHGSTPWLGDNAFEKMIVFADYFIRNYKPLLETRTSKFKYEDPRAAHPSVTLGGRLEAPGSINIVPGQVGFSIDRRLIIEENSDDVIRELKEFVESASRNLNIDVQFEVVERSNPVYVDENHPYLTMLSKAIKETLNVEPSKSICVGGLDLKYYLAKGIPAVAYGPGEVSMAHKANEYVSLQNLYDIIKVYIKLIDLFSDI